The Dyadobacter sp. 676 DNA window AGCAGCGAGGTAATGGATTACGTTGCCGGTCTTTTGAATATACTGCCCGTTGAAGTGTACGAGGTAGCCACATTCTACACGATGTACCACCTCGACCCGGTTGGCAAGCATGTGATCGAATACTGCCGTACAGGGCCGTGCTGCCTGATGGGCGGTGAAGACGTGTATGGTCATTTGAAGAAAAAACTGGGCATTGAGGCGGGTGAAACCACTCCCGACGGCCTGTTTACATTGAAAGAAGTTGAATGCCTCGCAGCATGCGGCTGGGGGCCGGTTTTCCAGATCCGCGAGCAGTTCTACATGAACCTGACCAATGAGAAGGTCGACCAAATCATAGAAGAGTTAAGCAAATAAGCTTTCAGAAGCTGAAAATATTCCTCAAATGGCTAGAAAAATTTTAACGGAGCATATCAATGTCCCCGGTATCGAGACCTTCGATGTTTATCGCAGACAGGGAGGTTATACCGCCGTTGAAAAGGCTATCAAAACCATGACCCCGGAAGAGGTGGTGGAAGAAGCGAAAAAATCAGGTGTACGCGGCCGTGGTGGTGCGGGTTTCCCGATGGGCATGAAATGGGGCTTCCTGGCCAAGCCCGAGGGCGTTCCCCGTTACCTGGTTTGTAACGCCGACGAATCGGAACCGGGCACATTCAAGGACCATCATTTAATGAAATCCATCCCTCACCTGCTGATCGAGGGGATGATTATTTCGAGTTACGCGCTGGGGGCTAACAAGTCGTTCATCTACGTGCGCGGCGAGCTCATGTACGTGATCCGCATTCTCGAAAAAGCCATTGCGGAGGCAAAAGCGCAGGGTTTTTTAGGTAAAAACATTCTGGGCTCCGGCTACGACCTTGAGCTGGTCGTGCAGCCGGGAGGTGGCGCTTACATTTGCGGTGAAGAAACCGCATTGCTCGAATCCCTCGAAGGGAAAAGAGGCAATCCGAGAAACAAACCGCCATTCCCTGCGGTAAAAGGTCTTTACCAGAGCCCTACCGTAGTGAACAACGTGGAGTCGATTTCCAATATGCCGTGGATCATCAACAATGGCGGCGATGCCTATGCGGCAATCGGGATTGGCAGGAGTACCGGTACCAAGTTGATTTCTGCATCAGGGCACATTCAAAAACCCGGCGTTTATGAAATCGAGCTGGGTGTAAGCGTTGAAGAGTTTATCAATTC harbors:
- the nuoE gene encoding NADH-quinone oxidoreductase subunit NuoE; amino-acid sequence: MTESPNLVAFTPERLEKVKEIIARYPEGRQKSALLPVLHLAQEQWGWVSSEVMDYVAGLLNILPVEVYEVATFYTMYHLDPVGKHVIEYCRTGPCCLMGGEDVYGHLKKKLGIEAGETTPDGLFTLKEVECLAACGWGPVFQIREQFYMNLTNEKVDQIIEELSK
- the nuoF gene encoding NADH-quinone oxidoreductase subunit NuoF — encoded protein: MARKILTEHINVPGIETFDVYRRQGGYTAVEKAIKTMTPEEVVEEAKKSGVRGRGGAGFPMGMKWGFLAKPEGVPRYLVCNADESEPGTFKDHHLMKSIPHLLIEGMIISSYALGANKSFIYVRGELMYVIRILEKAIAEAKAQGFLGKNILGSGYDLELVVQPGGGAYICGEETALLESLEGKRGNPRNKPPFPAVKGLYQSPTVVNNVESISNMPWIINNGGDAYAAIGIGRSTGTKLISASGHIQKPGVYEIELGVSVEEFINSDEYCGGIRKGHHLKALVAGGSSVPILPANLIMKTANGEDRLMTYESLSDGGFATGTMLGSGGFIVFDETACIVRNTWNFSRFYHHESCGQCSPCREGTGWMEKVLHRIEHGHGSMHDIDLLVDISKKIEGNTICPLGDAAAWPVASAIRHFRDEFVWHITHPQEATQPGAVYMGEMALV